The genomic stretch GAACTCCCAATTAGATTTATTTCATACTTATTCTTCCAATTGCCAATTTTATAAATTGCATAATTAATATCATTAAATGAAATCATTGGAGAATTATTTGAATCTTTATTTTCTTTATTTTCTTTATTTGACATGATAAAACCTTCAAAAATATAAACTTAATTGAATTCATACCTAATTGAATTAATATATATTTAAATTAAATGCAAAATTATTGTACTAATTAAATTTATATTAATTTATAATTTATGTAAATTATATTTGTTATTAACTACATATATTATTATACATATCATTTATTAAAATTCATTATACTAGAGAAATACTTAAAAAATACTAAAAATACTTAAAAAATACTTTAAAACTACTAAAATACTAAAAAATAATTAAAGATAATTAAAAATAATTAAAAAATATCTATTTTCCGTGATTTTATGACAAATTTTAAAATAGCTTTATGTCAAATGAATGTTGTGGATGATAAAGATGAAAACATCCAAAAAGCTGTAGAAATGATAGGAAATTCTAAAAAGGCAAATGTGGATATAGCTATTTTACCAGAGATGTTTAATTGTCCATATGAAAATGAAAAATTTGTTGAATATGCTGAATATAAAGACGATAGTTATACTCTTAAACCAATAGCTAATATAGCTAAATCTAAGAATATTCATGTTTTAGCTGGTTCTATCCCTGAAAAAGAATTAAATAAACGTACAGGTACTGAAAATATTTATAACACTAGTTTTTTATTTGACAATAATGGTGAAATTCTTGGATACCATAGAAAGATGCACTTATTTGATATAGATGTAAAAGATAAAATTTATTTTAAAGAATCAGATACATTAAGTTCTGGAAATAATATTACCGTTATTGACACAAAATCAAAAATTGGGAAAATTGGAATTGGTATTTGTTATGACATTCGTTTTCCAGAGTTATCTAGACTTATGAGTCTTAGAGGAGCAGATATATTAATATTCCCTGGAGCATTTAATTTAACCACTGGTCCTGCCCATTGGGAGCTACTTTTTAGAACTCGTGCTCTTGATAATCAAGTATTTACTGTTGGTGTTTCACCAGCACTTGATAAAGAAGCTAGTTATAATGCATATGGGCATTCAATTATAGCTAACCCTTGGGGAGAAATTATAGCTAGTGGATCTTACAATGAAGAACTAATTATACATAAAATTAATTTAGAAGAAATAACTAAAGTAAGAGAAGAATTACCTCTTATTAAGAATAGAAGAACTGATATATATACTTTAAAATAATGATAATCATAAAAATTAGAATTACATCAATGCAAAAATAACAAAAACAATAAAAATAACAAGAATAACAAATTTTCAAAATTAAAAAATATAAGTAAAAAATTGAAAAATATAAGTAATATATTTAATATATTTATTGAACTCTAAACATCTTTTTATTTGCATTTAAACAATTTATTAAGGAACTATTTTATGAGAAAAAAAGATAGAGAGATAACAGACATATCAGAAATAATCAAAATAATGAATAAATGTGATATTTGTAGAATTGGAATATTCGATGAGGAATATCCTTATATAATTCCTTTAAATTTTGGATATAACTACAAAGATGGACAATTATTCCTTTATTTCCATTCCGCAATTGAAGGGAAAAAATTAGATTTAATTAAAAGAAATAATAAAATAGCTTTTGAAATGGATTGTTCTAAAGAGCTTAAATCTGGTGATATTCCATGTAAATACTCCATGAATTACGAAAGTATTTGTGGAAATGGTATAATTGAAATTCTAAATAATAAGGATAAAATAAAAGGATTAAAATATCTAATGAAAAATTATTCTAATAAAAATTATTCAGATACTGATTTTGAAGAAAAAATCTTAAAAATAACCACTGTTTTAGAATTAAAAGTTGATAAAATCATTGGAAAATCTTTAAAAAAATAATAATAACTAATAAAAATA from Methanobrevibacter sp. TMH8 encodes the following:
- a CDS encoding carbon-nitrogen hydrolase family protein, whose translation is MTNFKIALCQMNVVDDKDENIQKAVEMIGNSKKANVDIAILPEMFNCPYENEKFVEYAEYKDDSYTLKPIANIAKSKNIHVLAGSIPEKELNKRTGTENIYNTSFLFDNNGEILGYHRKMHLFDIDVKDKIYFKESDTLSSGNNITVIDTKSKIGKIGIGICYDIRFPELSRLMSLRGADILIFPGAFNLTTGPAHWELLFRTRALDNQVFTVGVSPALDKEASYNAYGHSIIANPWGEIIASGSYNEELIIHKINLEEITKVREELPLIKNRRTDIYTLK
- a CDS encoding pyridoxamine 5'-phosphate oxidase family protein produces the protein MRKKDREITDISEIIKIMNKCDICRIGIFDEEYPYIIPLNFGYNYKDGQLFLYFHSAIEGKKLDLIKRNNKIAFEMDCSKELKSGDIPCKYSMNYESICGNGIIEILNNKDKIKGLKYLMKNYSNKNYSDTDFEEKILKITTVLELKVDKIIGKSLKK